From Bacteroidales bacterium, one genomic window encodes:
- a CDS encoding peptidoglycan bridge formation glycyltransferase FemA/FemB family protein, with protein MKPKTRYNIGLSGRKGVEVKIGSSKDLHVWYELYKETAKRNGLNINDISYFQSVFAAKMEDDKQAVQVKLLIACVDNIPLAAMFLIISNNRATYLYGASSSSMRNYMPTYALQWKAINIAKEYGCNEYDMFGIAPNTEPSHPMHGLYVFKSGFGGKIYHQMGCWDYPLRKRHFPFCRHLN; from the coding sequence ATGAAACCTAAAACCAGATACAATATCGGACTGTCCGGAAGAAAAGGAGTAGAGGTAAAAATAGGTTCTTCAAAAGATTTGCATGTGTGGTATGAGTTGTATAAAGAGACTGCAAAGAGGAATGGCTTAAATATTAATGACATATCTTATTTCCAATCTGTGTTTGCCGCAAAGATGGAAGATGATAAGCAAGCTGTTCAGGTAAAGCTTTTAATTGCTTGCGTAGATAATATTCCTTTGGCGGCAATGTTCTTAATTATTTCTAATAACAGAGCCACATATCTTTATGGCGCATCGTCCTCATCTATGCGTAATTATATGCCTACCTACGCATTGCAATGGAAGGCTATTAATATTGCAAAAGAATATGGCTGCAATGAGTATGATATGTTTGGAATTGCGCCAAATACTGAACCGTCCCATCCGATGCACGGACTTTATGTTTTTAAAAGCGGTTTTGGAGGTAAAATTTATCATCAGATGGGATGTTGGGATTATCCGCTAAGGAAAAGGCATTTTCCATTTTGCAGGCATCTGAATTGA